In Pedobacter sp. WC2423, the following are encoded in one genomic region:
- a CDS encoding SUF system Fe-S cluster assembly protein, whose translation MNEPLLRDKIEEALHTIYDPEIPVNIYELGLIYKIDMLEDNNVHIYMTLTAPACPAAGEILGEVETKVKAVEGVNEVEVRLTFDPPWDRDMMSDEARLELGWL comes from the coding sequence ATGAACGAACCATTGTTAAGAGACAAGATTGAAGAAGCATTGCATACCATATATGATCCGGAGATACCAGTAAATATTTATGAACTGGGCCTGATCTATAAAATTGATATGCTGGAAGATAATAACGTACATATTTATATGACGCTGACTGCGCCAGCCTGTCCTGCTGCCGGAGAAATTCTCGGTGAAGTAGAAACCAAGGTGAAAGCTGTAGAAGGCGTAAATGAAGTAGAAGTACGGCTTACTTTTGACCCGCCGTGGGATAGAGATATGATGAGTGATGAAGCAAGATTAGAACTGGGCTGGTTGTAA
- a CDS encoding SufE family protein, producing the protein MTINEKQDEIIEEFELFSDWMDKYENIIDMGKELPLIDAQYKIPENLIKGCQSSVWLHPAYKDGKISFTADSDAIITKGLISMMVRVLSGHTPEEIIAADLYFINTIGLQNHLSPNRSNGLLAMLKQMKMYALAFKSQD; encoded by the coding sequence ATGACGATTAACGAAAAACAGGACGAAATTATTGAAGAGTTTGAACTCTTTTCAGACTGGATGGATAAATATGAGAATATCATTGATATGGGGAAAGAACTTCCTTTAATTGATGCACAATATAAAATTCCGGAGAACCTGATTAAAGGATGTCAGTCAAGCGTCTGGTTGCATCCAGCATACAAAGATGGTAAAATATCATTTACCGCTGACAGTGATGCAATTATTACCAAAGGCTTAATCAGTATGATGGTAAGGGTTTTATCCGGACATACTCCAGAGGAAATTATAGCTGCAGATTTGTATTTTATAAACACCATAGGTCTGCAAAATCATTTGTCCCCAAACCGTTCCAACGGATTGCTGGCTATGTTAAAACAAATGAAAATGTATGCTCTGGCTTTTAAATCACAGGATTAA
- a CDS encoding aminotransferase class V-fold PLP-dependent enzyme, producing the protein MGKSIAENIREDFPILHTKVYGKDLVYLDNAATTQKPAAVLAAVADYYKTCNSNVHRGVHLLSQQATAAYEEARHKVSQFINAAFSHEVIFTKGTTDGINLVASSFGKKFLHQGDSILISAMEHHSNIVPWQMICEERGATLKVIPMDENGVLQMDALPALLEESVKLVSVTYVSNSLGTINPVREIIQQAHAKNIPVMIDAAQAIQHLPIDVQELDVDFLVFSGHKIYGPTGIGALYGKEKWLNIIPPYQGGGDMIKTVTFEKTIYNDLPYKFEAGTPDISGAIGLGAAIDYVNSIGLDAIQEKEDELLNYAMEQLADISNLKFIGKSAQRASVISFLIDDVHPYDLGELLDKQGIAIRTGHHCTEPVMDFFGIPGTCRASFAFYNTRSEVDLLVAGIKRAAAILI; encoded by the coding sequence ATGGGCAAATCAATAGCAGAAAATATCAGAGAAGACTTTCCTATACTGCATACCAAAGTATATGGAAAAGATTTAGTATACCTTGATAATGCAGCGACAACGCAGAAACCTGCAGCAGTTTTAGCTGCTGTAGCGGATTACTATAAAACTTGCAACAGTAATGTACACCGCGGTGTACACTTGCTTAGTCAGCAAGCAACAGCTGCTTATGAAGAAGCACGTCATAAGGTGAGTCAATTTATAAATGCGGCCTTTTCTCATGAGGTGATTTTCACTAAAGGAACAACTGACGGAATTAACCTGGTCGCTTCTTCCTTTGGGAAAAAATTCCTGCATCAAGGTGATAGTATCCTGATTTCTGCGATGGAGCATCATTCGAATATCGTGCCCTGGCAAATGATTTGTGAAGAGCGCGGAGCAACCTTAAAGGTTATTCCTATGGATGAAAATGGCGTGTTGCAAATGGATGCGCTGCCTGCCCTTTTAGAGGAGAGCGTAAAACTGGTATCTGTTACTTATGTATCAAACTCTTTGGGGACTATTAATCCGGTCAGGGAGATTATTCAACAGGCACATGCGAAAAATATTCCAGTAATGATTGACGCTGCCCAGGCGATACAGCATTTACCCATAGATGTACAGGAACTTGATGTTGATTTTCTTGTTTTTTCAGGACACAAAATTTACGGGCCTACCGGAATTGGTGCGCTTTATGGTAAAGAAAAATGGCTGAATATAATTCCTCCTTATCAGGGAGGTGGAGATATGATCAAAACGGTCACTTTCGAAAAGACAATATACAACGATCTGCCTTATAAATTTGAAGCAGGTACTCCGGATATCAGTGGTGCAATCGGGCTGGGTGCGGCCATAGATTACGTGAATAGTATTGGTCTGGATGCTATACAGGAGAAAGAAGATGAATTATTAAATTATGCAATGGAGCAATTAGCGGACATCAGCAATCTTAAATTTATTGGTAAATCGGCTCAGCGTGCCAGTGTAATTTCATTTTTGATTGATGATGTACATCCTTATGATCTTGGAGAATTGTTGGATAAACAAGGGATAGCCATCCGTACCGGACATCATTGTACTGAACCTGTGATGGACTTTTTCGGTATACCAGGAACATGCAGGGCTTCATTTGCCTTTTATAATACCCGTTCAGAAGTAGATTTACTGGTAGCCGGAATAAAAAGAGCTGCCGCTATACTGATATAA